A genome region from Rhodopseudomonas boonkerdii includes the following:
- a CDS encoding ABC transporter substrate-binding protein encodes MKPVFWASVLLATALSIPASAQSIKLANVAELSGGGATVGNNWKNGIDLAIEEINSKGGVLGRKLEVTHADSQSNPGVARAQVQKALDAEPYVLLGPGYSGSVKVTAPLAAEAGIAQIMGGEAAELTQAGNKYLFRTSFGQQSSMPKVAKYINDELKAKSVAVVWVNNDFGKGGRDSIIKEFAKYNIKVAADLSTEAGQADFAADVTKIKAAAPDAVFVYVNEEESARMLKELKRQGITVPLVGETTLVGQKVVELAGDAANGARGHVGLTTDAPVELIKAFREKFVKKYNYVPDHNGLKGWLAIYMIKATTEKMGKVDSKGFADALHGFTITAAKEPGILMDATFDANGDIDRQGFLVEIVEGKQVVKQVLPKLSN; translated from the coding sequence ATGAAGCCCGTATTCTGGGCGAGCGTTTTGCTCGCCACCGCCTTGTCCATCCCCGCATCCGCGCAGTCGATCAAGCTCGCCAATGTTGCCGAACTCTCGGGCGGCGGCGCCACCGTCGGCAATAACTGGAAGAACGGCATCGACCTCGCCATCGAGGAGATCAACAGCAAGGGCGGCGTGCTCGGCCGCAAGCTGGAAGTGACGCATGCGGACTCGCAGTCCAATCCCGGCGTCGCCCGCGCCCAGGTGCAGAAGGCGCTCGATGCCGAGCCTTATGTACTGCTCGGTCCCGGTTATTCCGGTTCGGTGAAGGTGACGGCGCCGCTCGCGGCGGAAGCCGGCATCGCGCAGATCATGGGCGGCGAAGCGGCCGAACTCACCCAGGCCGGCAACAAATATCTGTTCCGCACCTCGTTCGGCCAGCAGTCCTCGATGCCGAAGGTCGCGAAATACATCAATGACGAGCTGAAGGCCAAATCGGTCGCCGTCGTCTGGGTCAACAACGACTTCGGCAAGGGCGGGCGCGATTCCATCATCAAGGAATTCGCCAAGTACAATATCAAGGTCGCGGCCGATCTCTCCACCGAAGCCGGACAAGCCGACTTCGCCGCCGACGTCACCAAGATCAAGGCGGCGGCGCCGGATGCGGTCTTCGTTTATGTCAACGAGGAAGAGAGCGCGCGCATGCTCAAGGAGCTGAAGCGCCAGGGCATCACCGTGCCGCTGGTCGGCGAGACCACGCTGGTGGGCCAGAAGGTGGTCGAACTCGCCGGCGATGCGGCCAACGGCGCCCGCGGCCATGTCGGCCTCACCACCGACGCGCCGGTCGAACTGATCAAGGCGTTCCGCGAAAAATTCGTGAAGAAGTACAATTACGTCCCCGACCATAACGGCCTCAAGGGCTGGCTGGCCATCTACATGATCAAGGCCACCACCGAAAAGATGGGCAAGGTGGACAGCAAGGGCTTTGCCGATGCCCTGCACGGCTTCACCATCACCGCCGCCAAGGAGCCGGGCATCCTGATGGACGCCACCTTCGACGCCAATGGCGACATCGACCGCCAGGGATTCCTCGTGGAGATCGTCGAGGGCAAGCAGGTCGTCAAGCAGGTGCTGCCGAAGCTGAGCAACTGA
- a CDS encoding shikimate dehydrogenase has translation MNASVPSARFLTGLLGAPIAHSASPAMHERAAEALGARCHYQLIEIAGAGRDELRGILDGIRKLGFAGINVTFPYKEAVVELLDDLSPGARAIGAVNTVVVRGGRLTGHNTDTSGFARAARDFVARSQRGPVAVIGTGGVGKAIAFALASLNVAEIRVFDTDLAKADQLVAQLEDRQPIRRVGSVEDAVAGAAGLVNGTPIGMLPNLGTPVPDALLHAGLWVADAVYSPLWTPLLTAAKARGAQVMTGRDLAIYQAADAFELFTGMAPSASEMGIAFDDIMRKRYPPSAA, from the coding sequence ATGAACGCTTCTGTCCCGTCCGCCCGCTTCCTTACCGGCCTGCTCGGTGCGCCGATCGCGCATTCCGCGTCGCCCGCGATGCATGAGCGGGCGGCCGAGGCGCTGGGCGCGCGCTGCCACTATCAGCTCATCGAGATCGCCGGTGCGGGACGCGACGAGTTGCGCGGTATTCTCGACGGCATTCGCAAGCTCGGCTTTGCCGGTATCAATGTCACCTTCCCCTATAAGGAGGCCGTGGTCGAGCTGCTTGATGACCTCTCTCCCGGCGCCCGCGCCATCGGCGCCGTGAACACCGTCGTCGTACGCGGCGGCAGGCTGACGGGCCATAACACCGACACCTCCGGCTTCGCCCGCGCGGCCCGGGATTTCGTCGCTCGCTCGCAGCGCGGCCCGGTGGCGGTGATCGGCACCGGCGGCGTTGGCAAAGCCATTGCCTTCGCGCTGGCGAGTCTGAACGTCGCCGAGATCCGTGTCTTCGACACCGACCTCGCCAAGGCTGACCAGCTCGTCGCCCAGCTCGAAGATCGTCAGCCCATACGCCGCGTCGGAAGCGTCGAGGATGCCGTCGCCGGCGCCGCCGGCCTGGTCAACGGCACGCCCATCGGCATGTTGCCAAATCTCGGCACGCCGGTGCCGGACGCGCTGCTCCATGCCGGCCTGTGGGTTGCCGACGCCGTCTATTCGCCGCTGTGGACGCCGTTGCTCACCGCCGCCAAGGCACGGGGCGCGCAGGTGATGACCGGCCGCGACCTCGCGATCTATCAGGCGGCCGACGCCTTCGAACTGTTCACCGGCATGGCGCCGTCAGCCTCCGAAATGGGAATTGCTTTCGATGACATCATGAGGAAGAGGTATCCGCCAAGCGCTGCCTGA
- a CDS encoding bifunctional sugar phosphate isomerase/epimerase/4-hydroxyphenylpyruvate dioxygenase family protein: MNTRSIATVSLSGTLDEKLRAIAAAGFEEVEIFEADLLSFNGSPRDVSDLCGELNLKICAFQPFRDFEGMPEPQRSRNFARAERKFALMHELRTDLMLVCSNISPTSLGGIDRAAADFRELGDLAAKHNIKVGYEALAWGAHVNDYRDAWEIVRRADHKNIGVILDSFHALAPGFPTGPIASIPADKIFLVQLADAPKLGLDVLSWSRHFRCFPGQGDLPVVTFMEAVQAAGYRGPWSLEIFNDQFRAGSAVRTATDGLRSLILLQDQLAQAPEALAPKSPTLGTGFLEFAVNETKAAELSRWLGQLGFRKTGAHRSKDVERWSQGSIDLVVNSEPDGFAHSHYVTHGAGVCAIALDVGNARQTMARAEALQARTFYQPVGPGELEIPAIHGVGGSLLYFLDAAGNNWDTDFEPLRSDAGADHLIAVDHISQSMPYDEMLSWLLFYTGILDLQRLPQMEVPDPVGLVQSQALIAPNRSLRMVLNGSSATRTLSNRFISEFFGSGVQHIAFVCDDIFRTVAAMRARGATFLRIPDNYYDDLEAKYGLDNELMTILRDNRILYDREGDGEFFQIYTHVFDERFFFEIVERRNYQGFGAPNAGIRLAAQAREARPVSVPRV; encoded by the coding sequence ATGAATACCCGCTCGATCGCGACGGTCTCGCTCTCCGGCACGCTGGATGAAAAGCTCCGCGCCATCGCGGCGGCAGGCTTCGAGGAGGTCGAGATCTTCGAGGCCGACCTGCTCTCCTTCAACGGCTCGCCCCGCGATGTCAGCGATCTCTGCGGCGAACTGAACCTCAAGATTTGTGCCTTCCAGCCGTTTCGCGATTTCGAAGGCATGCCGGAGCCGCAGCGCAGCCGCAACTTTGCCCGCGCCGAGCGCAAGTTCGCGCTGATGCACGAGCTGCGCACCGACCTGATGCTGGTCTGCAGCAACATCTCGCCCACATCGCTCGGCGGTATCGACCGCGCGGCCGCTGATTTCCGCGAACTCGGCGACCTCGCTGCGAAACACAACATCAAGGTGGGCTATGAAGCGCTCGCCTGGGGTGCGCATGTGAACGACTACCGCGACGCCTGGGAAATCGTGCGCCGCGCCGATCACAAGAATATCGGCGTCATCCTCGACAGTTTTCACGCGCTCGCCCCCGGCTTTCCCACCGGCCCCATCGCCTCGATCCCCGCCGACAAGATCTTCCTCGTGCAGCTTGCCGATGCACCGAAGCTCGGCCTCGACGTGCTGTCATGGAGCCGGCATTTCCGCTGCTTCCCCGGCCAGGGCGATCTGCCGGTGGTGACATTCATGGAAGCTGTACAGGCGGCCGGCTATCGCGGCCCGTGGTCTCTCGAAATCTTCAACGACCAGTTCCGCGCCGGCTCCGCCGTGCGTACCGCCACCGATGGCCTACGCTCGCTGATCCTGTTGCAGGATCAACTCGCGCAGGCTCCTGAGGCATTGGCGCCGAAATCGCCGACGCTCGGCACGGGCTTCCTCGAATTCGCCGTCAACGAGACCAAGGCCGCGGAACTATCGCGCTGGCTGGGCCAGCTCGGTTTCCGCAAGACCGGCGCCCATCGCAGCAAGGATGTCGAGCGCTGGTCGCAGGGATCGATCGATCTCGTGGTCAACAGCGAGCCCGACGGCTTCGCGCATTCGCACTACGTGACGCACGGCGCCGGTGTCTGCGCCATCGCGCTCGATGTCGGCAATGCCAGGCAGACCATGGCGCGCGCCGAGGCATTGCAGGCACGCACTTTCTACCAACCGGTCGGCCCCGGCGAACTCGAAATCCCGGCCATTCACGGCGTCGGCGGCAGCCTGCTTTATTTCCTCGACGCCGCCGGCAACAACTGGGACACGGATTTCGAGCCTCTGCGCAGCGATGCCGGCGCCGATCACCTGATCGCCGTCGATCATATCTCGCAATCCATGCCCTATGACGAGATGCTGTCCTGGCTGCTGTTCTATACCGGCATTCTCGATTTGCAGCGTCTGCCGCAGATGGAGGTGCCCGATCCTGTCGGTCTCGTGCAGAGTCAGGCCCTGATTGCGCCAAACCGGTCGCTGCGCATGGTGCTCAACGGTTCGTCGGCGACACGTACGCTGTCGAACCGCTTCATCTCGGAATTCTTCGGCTCCGGCGTGCAGCACATCGCGTTTGTCTGCGACGACATCTTCAGGACCGTCGCCGCCATGCGCGCCCGCGGAGCGACCTTCCTGCGCATCCCCGACAACTACTACGACGATCTCGAAGCCAAATACGGCCTCGACAACGAACTCATGACAATTCTGCGCGACAACCGGATTCTCTACGACCGCGAAGGCGACGGTGAGTTCTTCCAGATCTACACGCATGTCTTCGACGAGCGCTTCTTCTTCGAGATCGTGGAGCGGCGTAACTATCAGGGGTTCGGCGCACCGAATGCCGGCATCAGGCTGGCCGCGCAGGCACGCGAAGCGCGGCCGGTGTCGGTGCCGAGGGTGTAG
- a CDS encoding ABC transporter ATP-binding protein → MSDDILHVQNLVGGYGKMTILNGTTFSVPAGSITTVIGPNGAGKSTVFKAIFGLLKLRDGKVIFKDRDVTGLSQRALLSAGICYVPQGRNIFPELSVRHNIELGAVAAGRDITDLPARIESALDKFPVLRAKATQQASTLSGGEQKQLEIARGLLLNPQLVLIDEPSIGLSPLMVQQTFNILKELRDKGVSILMIEQNARSALEISDFGIVLELGQTRLMDRADKVLNDPRIGQLFLGGAMEETAA, encoded by the coding sequence ATGAGCGACGACATCCTCCACGTCCAGAACCTCGTCGGCGGCTACGGCAAGATGACGATCCTCAACGGCACGACATTCTCGGTGCCGGCGGGATCGATCACCACCGTCATCGGGCCGAACGGTGCCGGCAAATCTACCGTGTTCAAGGCGATCTTCGGCCTGCTCAAACTTCGCGACGGCAAGGTCATCTTCAAGGACCGCGACGTCACCGGCCTCAGCCAGCGCGCGCTGCTGTCCGCCGGCATCTGCTATGTGCCGCAGGGCCGCAACATCTTCCCGGAACTATCGGTGCGCCACAATATCGAGCTCGGCGCCGTCGCCGCCGGCCGCGACATCACCGATCTGCCCGCGCGCATCGAATCTGCATTGGACAAATTCCCGGTGCTTCGCGCCAAGGCGACCCAGCAAGCTTCCACGCTCTCCGGCGGCGAGCAGAAGCAGCTCGAGATCGCCCGCGGCCTCCTGCTCAATCCGCAGCTCGTGCTGATCGACGAGCCCTCCATCGGCCTGTCGCCGCTGATGGTGCAGCAGACCTTCAACATCCTGAAGGAGCTGCGCGACAAAGGTGTCTCCATTCTCATGATCGAGCAGAACGCGCGCTCGGCGCTGGAAATTTCCGATTTCGGCATTGTGCTCGAACTCGGCCAGACCCGCCTGATGGACCGCGCCGACAAGGTGCTGAACGATCCCCGCATCGGACAACTCTTCTTGGGCGGCGCTATGGAAGAAACGGCAGCCTAG
- a CDS encoding branched-chain amino acid ABC transporter permease, with protein MNTKLLKLGLGVVVIAALIVVPMNFNRYGLFILSQWAVMTIAAMGLNLTLGYAGQVSLAQGAFVGIGAYTAAIMTSSGIPLIAALAVAIVLCFAVGWILGYPALRVQHHYLAFVTLAFSTLAFLVFRNEEWLTKGIYGISNIPRPEIFGYPTRRPLPFYYFCLGSLGLVSLAVWWLIRSPWGRAFVALRENPVRALSLGIDTRHYTLMAFAIGSALGGVAGVLYAPLTQYVDPVPFHLSLSLDLLMMVIVGGSGFFFGPFLGAMIAVLLPEWLRFTQGYYLMLYAVAVIGLLIYSPSGILGILDRFIAERRTKAASAKRATATAKLEVTP; from the coding sequence ATGAACACCAAACTGCTCAAGCTCGGCTTAGGCGTGGTCGTCATCGCGGCCCTCATCGTCGTGCCGATGAATTTCAACCGCTACGGCCTGTTCATCCTCAGCCAGTGGGCCGTGATGACCATCGCCGCCATGGGCCTCAATCTCACCCTCGGCTATGCCGGCCAGGTCTCGCTGGCGCAGGGCGCCTTTGTCGGCATCGGCGCCTATACGGCGGCGATCATGACCTCATCAGGCATCCCGCTGATCGCCGCTCTCGCTGTCGCCATCGTGCTGTGCTTCGCCGTCGGCTGGATTTTGGGCTACCCCGCCTTGCGCGTGCAGCACCATTATCTCGCTTTCGTCACCCTCGCCTTCTCGACCCTGGCCTTCCTCGTCTTCCGCAACGAGGAATGGCTCACCAAGGGCATCTACGGCATCAGCAACATCCCGCGGCCTGAGATCTTCGGCTACCCCACACGGCGGCCGCTGCCGTTCTATTACTTCTGCCTGGGATCGCTCGGCCTCGTCTCGCTCGCCGTCTGGTGGCTGATCCGCTCGCCCTGGGGCCGCGCTTTCGTGGCGCTGCGCGAAAACCCGGTTCGCGCGCTGTCGCTCGGCATCGACACCCGCCATTACACGCTGATGGCGTTTGCCATCGGCTCGGCGCTCGGCGGCGTTGCCGGCGTGCTCTATGCGCCGCTGACGCAGTATGTCGATCCCGTGCCGTTCCATTTGTCGCTGTCGCTCGATCTGCTGATGATGGTGATCGTCGGCGGATCCGGTTTCTTCTTCGGCCCGTTCCTCGGCGCGATGATCGCCGTGCTGCTGCCGGAATGGCTGCGCTTCACGCAAGGCTATTACCTGATGCTCTATGCCGTCGCCGTCATCGGCCTGCTGATCTACTCGCCATCCGGCATTCTCGGCATCCTTGATCGCTTCATCGCCGAGCGCCGCACCAAGGCTGCCTCGGCCAAACGTGCAACCGCGACAGCCAAGCTGGAGGTGACGCCGTGA
- a CDS encoding LysR family transcriptional regulator, with amino-acid sequence MMTLRQVEVIRAVMVTGTIGGAAKLLNVSAPGISRLVKYTEKSLGIRFFQRQNGRYFPTPEAQSIFEQINGVYKKVDDLTEIISKIGQGTFSELRIGSVPSISQVMVPRAIEQVRRRYPDLRIDINILKLEEAIDYLLLGRGDCVAMSYRLEHSGLDFLPLASGELFCIVPEGHELAGRKEVSAREIIKYPLIGIDPNDPYGRIMAEIFARNKLTYNITIRARFGTTVCALVKAGLGIAVIDQFTVAHGGYPGVHIIRIAEPTVFNAYIAVKRGAPLSLHIEHFIACLRAEMQAVNPGANAAGKAATRARKKLT; translated from the coding sequence ATGATGACCCTGCGCCAGGTGGAAGTGATCCGTGCCGTGATGGTGACGGGCACCATCGGCGGCGCTGCAAAATTGCTGAATGTGTCTGCACCGGGCATCAGCCGTCTGGTGAAATACACGGAAAAGTCGCTCGGCATCCGCTTTTTCCAGCGTCAGAACGGTCGTTATTTTCCGACACCGGAAGCACAGAGCATTTTCGAGCAGATCAACGGCGTCTACAAGAAAGTGGACGACCTCACCGAGATCATCTCCAAGATCGGCCAGGGTACGTTTTCGGAACTGCGCATCGGTTCTGTGCCGTCGATCTCGCAGGTGATGGTGCCCCGTGCTATCGAGCAGGTGCGCCGCCGCTATCCGGATCTGCGCATCGACATCAACATCCTCAAGCTCGAGGAAGCCATCGACTATCTGCTGCTCGGTCGCGGCGACTGCGTCGCCATGAGCTACCGGCTCGAGCATTCCGGGCTCGATTTCCTGCCGTTGGCCTCGGGCGAGCTGTTCTGCATCGTACCGGAAGGCCATGAACTCGCCGGCCGCAAGGAAGTCTCGGCCAGGGAGATTATCAAATACCCGCTGATCGGCATCGATCCGAACGATCCGTATGGCCGCATCATGGCCGAAATCTTCGCCCGCAATAAGCTCACATACAACATCACCATCCGCGCACGCTTCGGCACCACGGTCTGCGCGCTGGTCAAGGCCGGGCTGGGCATCGCGGTCATCGACCAGTTCACCGTGGCCCATGGCGGCTATCCCGGCGTGCACATCATCCGCATCGCCGAGCCCACCGTATTCAACGCCTATATCGCCGTGAAACGCGGGGCGCCGCTCTCGCTTCATATCGAGCATTTCATCGCCTGCCTGCGCGCCGAGATGCAGGCGGTCAATCCCGGCGCCAACGCCGCTGGCAAGGCCGCCACGCGGGCCCGCAAGAAATTAACATGA
- a CDS encoding ABC transporter ATP-binding protein codes for MSAVLEVSNISKRFGGITAVNGVSFDVQEGEILGLIGPNGCGKSTLFNCILGQLTPSDGEVKLDGRSVTGLRPSELNKLGVSRTFQLLQVFPKLSVRENLILAGQEHQGNMLTRLIGPSDAGLTEAANQMIGFFKLDHLADEPAGGLSYGQQKLLDAAMAFMGGPRLVLLDEPAGGVNLTMLADLKDRLRAINQEKRATFVVIEHNMEFVMSLCTRVMVMAEGKVLAMGRPDEVRANPAVIEAYLGH; via the coding sequence GTGAGCGCCGTCCTCGAAGTCTCCAATATCAGCAAGCGTTTTGGCGGCATCACCGCGGTCAACGGCGTGTCCTTCGATGTGCAGGAGGGCGAGATCCTCGGCCTGATCGGCCCGAACGGATGCGGCAAGTCCACGCTGTTCAACTGCATCCTCGGCCAGCTCACCCCATCAGATGGCGAGGTGAAGCTCGATGGCCGCAGCGTCACCGGCCTGCGTCCGTCCGAACTCAACAAGCTCGGGGTCAGCCGCACCTTCCAGCTCCTGCAGGTGTTTCCAAAGCTCTCGGTGCGCGAGAACCTGATCCTCGCCGGCCAGGAGCATCAGGGTAACATGCTGACGCGGCTCATCGGTCCCTCCGACGCCGGCCTCACGGAGGCCGCCAACCAGATGATCGGCTTCTTCAAGCTCGACCATCTCGCCGACGAGCCCGCCGGCGGCCTCTCTTACGGCCAGCAGAAACTGCTCGACGCCGCCATGGCTTTTATGGGCGGGCCGCGTCTGGTGCTGCTCGATGAGCCCGCCGGCGGCGTCAATCTCACGATGCTGGCCGATCTCAAGGATCGCCTGCGCGCCATCAATCAGGAGAAGCGCGCCACCTTCGTCGTCATCGAGCACAATATGGAATTCGTGATGTCGCTGTGCACACGCGTGATGGTGATGGCCGAAGGCAAGGTGCTGGCCATGGGCCGGCCCGATGAGGTCCGCGCCAATCCCGCCGTGATCGAAGCGTATCTGGGGCATTGA
- a CDS encoding branched-chain amino acid ABC transporter permease: MSNLLDLLIAGLATGAIYAIVAVGFTLLWQTSQTINFAQGEFVMLPAFLMLGVLHVGAPFWVAILVGIALSMLLLGLGFKLLLVDPMLRHGVLPLAIATMALAIGIKESAKQFWSAEASPFPSIVPTGDILILGRAVALQSLGVLAVAVIAVVALTLLLNRTSIGHQMQAAAQNPTVARIIGVPVERMILLTFLINAFLVALASLLITPIYLAKFSNGEVLGQAAFIAAIVGGFNQIRGAIAGGLLIGVVDNLAAAYVSTQYRAAVPLVLLIAIILFRPQGLLGRPEERTV, translated from the coding sequence ATGTCCAATCTTCTCGACCTCCTGATCGCAGGTCTCGCCACTGGCGCCATCTACGCCATCGTCGCGGTCGGTTTCACGCTGCTGTGGCAGACCTCGCAGACCATCAATTTCGCCCAGGGCGAATTCGTCATGCTGCCGGCCTTCCTGATGCTCGGGGTGCTGCATGTCGGTGCGCCGTTCTGGGTCGCCATCCTGGTCGGCATCGCGCTGTCGATGTTGTTGCTCGGCCTCGGCTTCAAGCTGCTGCTGGTCGATCCGATGCTGCGCCATGGCGTGCTGCCGCTCGCCATCGCCACCATGGCGCTGGCCATCGGCATCAAGGAATCCGCCAAACAGTTCTGGAGCGCGGAGGCCTCGCCCTTCCCGTCCATCGTGCCCACCGGTGACATTCTCATCCTCGGCCGTGCCGTCGCGCTGCAGAGCCTCGGCGTGCTCGCCGTCGCCGTCATTGCCGTGGTCGCGCTGACGCTGCTGCTGAACCGCACCTCCATCGGCCACCAGATGCAGGCCGCCGCGCAGAATCCGACCGTCGCGCGCATCATCGGCGTGCCGGTCGAGCGCATGATCCTGCTGACCTTCCTGATCAACGCCTTCCTGGTCGCGCTCGCTTCGCTGCTGATCACCCCGATCTATCTCGCCAAATTCTCCAACGGCGAAGTGCTCGGGCAAGCCGCCTTCATCGCCGCCATCGTCGGCGGCTTCAACCAGATCCGCGGTGCCATCGCCGGCGGCCTCCTGATCGGCGTGGTCGATAATCTCGCCGCCGCCTATGTCTCGACGCAATATCGCGCCGCCGTGCCGCTGGTGCTCTTGATCGCGATCATCCTGTTCCGCCCGCAGGGCCTGCTCGGCCGTCCCGAGGAGCGCACCGTATGA
- a CDS encoding glycosyltransferase: MRVAVVHDWLYTLGGAEQVLREILRCYPTADVFTLFDALTPEDREKIGFKKARTSFLQRMPFIKTKHRAYLPLMPIAIEQFDLSGYDLVISSSYAVAKGVITGPNQLHVSYVHSPMRYAWDLQHEYLNEGGYTAGIKSALARALLHRIRIWDTRTAHGPDAMMANSNFVAKRIKKVYGRDARVIYPPVTMSSLPKDLPVGDHFLAASRLVPYKRIEAVIEAFNSMPDQKLVVAGDGPEAERLKALAGPNVTFAGFVSDERLRELMATARAFVFAAEEDFGIIVVEAQSEGAPVLALGRGGARETVSASPELRTGMFFDANEPGAIAECVRAFIAREHEFSRDVCRAHAQKFSAERFRGELVGFVNDNMKGFTGERRRNRGPAPDGSNFKRRWSDTQDNGRALDEGDRRAQG; this comes from the coding sequence ATGCGCGTCGCTGTCGTACATGATTGGCTCTATACGCTGGGCGGCGCCGAACAGGTGTTACGCGAAATCCTGCGATGCTATCCGACCGCGGACGTGTTTACGCTGTTCGACGCGCTGACACCCGAGGATCGCGAGAAAATCGGTTTCAAGAAAGCGCGCACCAGCTTCCTGCAGCGCATGCCGTTCATCAAGACGAAACATCGCGCCTATCTGCCGCTGATGCCGATCGCCATCGAACAGTTCGATCTGTCGGGTTACGATCTGGTGATCTCGTCGAGCTACGCGGTGGCCAAGGGCGTCATCACCGGCCCTAATCAGCTGCACGTGTCCTATGTGCATTCGCCGATGCGCTATGCCTGGGATCTGCAGCACGAATATCTCAACGAAGGCGGCTATACCGCCGGCATCAAGAGTGCATTGGCACGTGCGCTGCTGCATCGAATTCGCATCTGGGACACGCGCACGGCGCACGGGCCCGATGCGATGATGGCCAATTCCAACTTTGTCGCCAAGCGTATCAAGAAGGTTTACGGCCGCGACGCCAGGGTGATCTATCCGCCGGTCACCATGTCGTCGCTGCCGAAGGATCTGCCCGTCGGCGACCATTTCCTCGCCGCGAGCCGGCTGGTGCCTTACAAGCGCATCGAGGCCGTCATTGAGGCCTTCAACAGCATGCCCGATCAGAAGCTGGTTGTCGCCGGGGATGGCCCCGAAGCCGAGCGACTGAAGGCATTGGCAGGGCCGAATGTGACCTTTGCGGGCTTCGTCAGCGATGAGCGCTTGCGCGAATTGATGGCAACGGCGCGGGCTTTCGTATTCGCGGCGGAAGAGGATTTCGGCATTATCGTCGTCGAAGCGCAATCCGAAGGTGCGCCGGTGCTGGCGCTGGGCCGCGGTGGCGCGCGCGAGACGGTGTCGGCCTCGCCCGAGCTGCGCACCGGCATGTTCTTCGATGCCAATGAACCGGGGGCGATCGCCGAATGCGTGCGTGCCTTCATTGCGCGCGAGCACGAATTTTCCCGCGATGTCTGCCGCGCCCACGCGCAGAAATTCTCGGCCGAGCGTTTTCGCGGCGAACTCGTGGGGTTCGTCAACGACAACATGAAAGGTTTTACCGGCGAGCGGCGCCGCAATCGCGGGCCGGCGCCGGACGGCAGCAATTTCAAGCGTCGCTGGAGCGACACGCAGGACAATGGACGCGCGCTGGATGAAGGTGATCGCAGGGCGCAGGGGTGA
- a CDS encoding TetR/AcrR family transcriptional regulator: MTSPAPMTNPSAERIPHLLAVAKTTFGDKGFAATTMDDIAGAAGMSKKTLYKLFDSKSDLFRAMLTANLQRFAFLDAPQTHASAIEDLRRALRKIADIVLAPDEIALHRLLIAERRQSPALATIFSEVIFNSGSEGIITCVRRVQLKPALRDTPIQTVADMMLGAVFSNDHFRLMVDGSYRINRRALNKRIDIVIATFCEDAPNP; this comes from the coding sequence ATGACATCGCCTGCCCCTATGACCAATCCGTCTGCCGAGCGTATCCCGCATCTTCTGGCTGTCGCCAAGACGACATTCGGCGACAAGGGGTTTGCCGCCACCACCATGGACGACATCGCCGGCGCCGCCGGCATGTCGAAGAAGACGCTGTACAAGCTGTTCGACAGCAAGAGCGACCTGTTCCGCGCCATGCTGACTGCCAATCTGCAACGCTTCGCGTTTCTCGATGCGCCGCAGACCCATGCATCGGCCATTGAAGACTTGCGCCGCGCGCTGCGGAAGATCGCCGATATCGTCCTCGCCCCGGATGAGATCGCGCTGCATCGCCTCCTCATCGCCGAGCGCCGGCAGTCACCTGCGCTTGCCACCATTTTCAGCGAAGTGATTTTCAACAGCGGCTCGGAGGGTATCATCACCTGCGTCAGGCGCGTGCAGCTGAAACCGGCGCTGCGCGACACGCCGATCCAGACCGTGGCCGACATGATGCTGGGCGCCGTGTTCAGCAACGACCATTTTCGCCTGATGGTGGACGGAAGTTATCGCATCAACCGCCGCGCGCTGAACAAACGGATCGATATCGTGATCGCGACATTTTGTGAGGACGCTCCGAACCCGTAA